One Arcobacter sp. FWKO B genomic window, CCTTGCAAAACACCTTTTGCAGATTTTGAACTTGAACTATTTTTTTCATACCTTCAACCTTTTTGTAATGCCAGATTTCTCACAGAGAGTGCAAGCACAAAATCTGGTGCATCTTTAAAGACAAGCCCAGTCAGAGACTGGGGTTCCATCAACACCTTCACCCTTCACCCTATTTCCTAACAACCCTAGAATTAAGCAACACAACAGCCACCGCAGTTGTAAGCACCAAAAGCAATGATGGAAAGCCTACTTTATAAAGCATCTCATTACTTGCAAGCTCATATATCCTCACAGCCAATGTATCAAAGTTAAATGGTCGTAGGATTAAAGTAGCAGGAAGTTCTTTTGCAATATCTATATAAAGTATCAAAAATCCACTTATTATATAAGGTTTCATTAGTGGAAGATAAACTTTAAATATATTGCCACTCTCACTTTTTCCAAAAACTTTACTTGCATCATCTATACTACTATCAATCCTACTAAAACCATTTTCAACTGAACCTATACTAACTGCAAAATATCTTGTAGTATAAGCAAAAACAAGCATAAAAAATGTACCACTCAGTACAACTGTACCAAGTGCTCTATCAATAAAATGACTAAACAATAACAATCCTATACCTACAACAGCACCTGGTATTGAATACCCAAGAATTGATAGCTTATGAGTTACAGCACTTAGCTTTGTGGGATAAAAACGGATTAGATACACCACCACAAAAGATAAGAATATTATCACCCCAGATGAAGCGATATTCAAAGACAATGTATTGTACAAAAATCCAAAAGCACTAAAATCCAAAGTATCAATATCAAGCCAAAACCAATACACAAGTACCCCAGTTGGGATAAGCAAAGTAAACAACACTATCAAAAAAGAGATACCAAAAGCTAGTATGTTTTTAGCCCCTTGAAGTTTGATTTTTGAAGCTTTTTTACCACTATGAGTGGAACTTGCAAATCTGTATTTTTTGCGTATCAAACTCTCAGTCCACAAAATCCCAAATACAAATACAAGCAAAACAATAGCTACTCGTATAGCCCCAGCCAAATCCCCATATCCAAACCAGTTTTTGAAAATTCCCACACTAAAAGTATCAATTCCAAAATAAACAACTGTCCCATAATCACTCAAAGTCTCCATAATTGCCAATATACTTCCAGCAAAAATAGCTGGATAAGCAAGGGGAAAATAGACTCTAAAAAAAGCTTTTATAGGTGAAATTTGTTGCAAGCTTACTAGCTCACTTACAGTTGAAGAAACTGAACCAAAAGAGACTCTAGCTAATATATAAACATAAGGAAACATAGAAATACCAAATATAAATATAGCCCCATAGAGGTTTTGTACATCAAGTCTTAGGTTATTATTTCCAAAAAGTGATGATAAAATACCACGAAATTCAAAAAATCCCACATAAGTATATCCTATCACATAAGCTGGATAAGCAAGAGGCAAAACAAATAAAACAGCAAAAATCTTATCTCCAAAATACTCAAATCTAGCACTCAAATATGAACTAACAGTCCCTAAAATAACCACAAGAATAAAAGTACCAATAGTTAAAAAAAGAGTATTTTGAAAATACGACAACATCTCAGTTTGAGTAAAATTTGACAAAGACAAATCACCCTCTACAATAAAGTAGATAAAAAGTGCAAGTATAGGAAGAGCTACACTTAGCCCTATAAGTGGAGCTAGATAGTATTTGAATTTCATTAAAACCTTTTAATAATTAATAGTTAATAACTAACAACTAATAATTATGGAATTGCTTCGCAATAAATTATAATCGCTTTAGCGATACCACAATTATTAATTATTCATTATTAGTTATTAGTTAATTTTATTTCCAATTCCCATGCGTAGCAATCTCTACAGCTTTTTTGTTGTATTTACCAACTTCATTTAAAGGTAATTGGTCTTCTTTAAATTCACCCCAAGATGCTACTGTTCCAGAAGCTTTTACTGCTTCGTTTACAGGAAATTCATGGTTTGCTTCTGCAAACATTGTTTGAGCCTCAGTCGAACTTAAAAATTCTATTAGTTTAACAGCATTTTCCTTATTTTTAGCATATTTAGTAACTCCTGCTCCTGAAATATTCATATGAGTTCCTTGTGCATCTTGTGCTGGGAAGAATATTTTTACACTATTTGCTATTTCTACATCTTTTGTATCTTTACTATTTAGCATAATTCCTAGATAATAAGTATTTACTATTGCAATATCACCATCACCAGCTGCAACTGCCCTGATTTGATCTCTATCATTCCCTTTTGGATCTCTAGCAAAGTTTGCAACAAGACCTTTTGTAAACTCTAGTGCTTTTGCTTCGCCATGGTTTGCTATGATTGAAGCAAGAAGTGATTTATTGTATGCATTTGTAGATGTTCTTGTGATTATTTTACCTTTGAGTTTAGGATCAGTTAGTCCCATATAATCACTCAAATCTTTTGGATCTACTTTTGCTGGGTTATATACAAAAACTCTAGCTCTTTTTGTAAGTCCATACCACTCACCTGCATCATCTCTTAAATGTGCTGGTATATTTTGGTTTAGTGTATTTGATGTTACACTTTGAAGTAAACCTCTTTCTTTTGCTTCATAAAGATTTCCAATATCAGCAGTTATTAGCATATCTGCTGGTGTATTTGTACCTTCAATAGCTAGTTTTGCTACAAGTTCTTCAGCTTTTGCTGTAACAACATTTACTTTTATACCTGTAGTTTGCGAAAACTTAGCAAACAACTCTTTGTCACTATCATAATGTCTATGTGAATAAACATTAACTTCATTTGCCATCATAGCACTAGCAGCAATACTAAATGCTACTGCACCTTTTATAACTTTAGATAATATACCCATTTGATTACTCCATAACTTTTATTTATAAAATAATACAATATCTAAACTTAAAATATTCTGATAGTTGTTATCACTATATAAATCAGTAAATATCTTAAAATAAAAACCAAGAATTAAAATTTTGTGATTTAAGTTATTTTTGGATACTATAAACACATACCAGAAGAACAAAAAGGCAAAATAGATGCGAGACCAAATAGCTAAAATAGAACTATGTTTTTTAACTAAAAAAGATCATAAAGCAGTGTGTGATTTAATGAAAGATGAGTATAAACATCTACAAAATTCTACTTGGGAATCTTGGCAACTCAAAGCACTCATAACTAAATTCCCAAAAGGTCAAGTTGGAATCAAAATAGATGGAAAACTTGCTGGATTTGCTTTGAGTATTATTGTGGACTATACACTTTTTGATGATATGCACACTTACAAAGATATTACAGGAAATTATACATTTAATACCCACAATGCTTTGGGGGATACTTTATATGGAGTGGATGTATTTGTTAGCAAAAAATATAGAGGTTTGAGACTTGGAAGAAGACTTTATGACTATAGAAAAGAGTTATGCGAAGAACTCAATCTCAAAGGGATTATCTTTGGTGGAAGATTGCCAAATTATCAAAATTATGCCACAGATATTTCACCAAAAGAGTATATCCAAAAAGTAAAAGCAAAAGAGATTCATGACCCAGTATTAAATTTTCAACTCTCAAATGACTTTTATGTAAGAAGAATAATCCAAAATTATCTTGAAGGTGATACCCAAAGTCATGAATATGCAGCACTTCTTACATGGAACAATATCTACTATGCAAAACCAAAGAAAAATCCAAATACCCAAAAAACTGTTATTCGACTTGGACTTATTCAATGGCAAGTAAGACCGTATAACAATATAGCAGAAGTACTTGAACAAGCAGAGTTTTTCATAGATGCTGTTTCAAACTATAGAAGTGATTTTGTACTTTTTCCAGAGTTTTTCAATGCCCCTCTTATGGCAAAATACAACCATCTAAGCGAAGCAGAAGCTATTAGAGCCCTTGCTGGATATACAGACCAATTTAAACAAGAGTTTTCAAAACTTGCAGTTTCATATAACATAAACATCATCACAGGAAGTATGCCAGAACTTATTGATGACCACTTGTACAATGTTGGATTTTTGTGTAAAAGAGATGGAAGTGTAGAAAAATATGCAAAAATCCATGTGACTCCAGATGAGAAAAAGATTTGGGGACTCAAAGGCTCAAATGAGATAAAAACATTTAATACTGACTGTGGAAAAATTGGAGTGCTTATCTGTTATGATGCAGAGTTTCCAGAACTTAGCAGAATACTAGCATCTGAGGGGATGCAAATACTTTTTGTCCCATTTTTAACAGATACTCAAAATGGCTACTCAAGAGTAAGGATATGTTCACAAGCTAGAGCCGTAGAAAATGAATGTTATGTAGCAATTGCTGGATGTGTTGGAAACTTACCAAAAGTACATAATATGGATATTCAATACGCTCAATCAGCAGTTTTTACCCCTTGTGACTTTGCCTTTTCGACCAATGGAGTCAAAGCAGAATCTACTCCAAATACGGAGATGATACTAGTAGCGGATGTGGATCTTGACCTTCTCAAAGAGTTACATAATTTTGGAAGTGTAAATAATCTCAAAGATAGACGAACAGATATGTATGAAATCAAACTAAAAGGACGAACACCTAAATAAATACTAGCTCTTTATCTATCTTTTCTCATAATTACATTTCAGAGGAATTAATTCTTGATTTCAAATAAATAAGTATAAAAGCTACACAAAGACTCAAAATTGCAGGTCCTATGATAATTCCCCATCCTCCAAAAACCCCAATACCTGCTAACATAGCTAAAAGAATAAATAATTCATTCAGCTTATAATGCAGTGAAAACTTTTTATTAATATATTTCATAAAAATAAGTCGTAAGATATTATCTATTAATCCAGACAAAACTACAGTGGTAAATAACACAATAATACCAGCAAAAAGATAATTTTGATTTAAAAGCTCGATAATTATAAGTGGAACAATCACTACATATGCCCCTATTACAGGAATAGCAGTTGCAAACCCAACAGACATACCAACATAAAAAGCATCATAATCTGTAGTAAAGTATAAAAATAATCCAAACGCAATACCTTGAGTGACCATACTAAATACCGTACTAAAAAATACTGATGATATGGTATTGCTAAATTCAGCGTATAAAATTCGTTTAAATCTTTTTACCATCGGTAAAAGTCTAGTTATTAAAATAAAAATATTATAACCATAAATATTGAACAGAAAATAGAAAAATAAAATTAAAAAGAATTGATATACAATACCATTAATTTTCCAAAAAAACTGTGCTACATTATTTAAAATTGATTTGATTACATCAATATCAACATTAAAAATATCAAACTCCCCTAAAAGTGCATTTATAGATTCTTGAAAAACATCAAAAGGTTTTGGAAGATTTTTAAGATAAGCCACTATATTCTGTGTATATTGCATTACTTGATCACTACTAATATTTGGAATCAACTGATAAGATAAACCCACAAAATATATAAATGGCAAGAATACAAACAAAAAAAGTGTTAAAGTTAAAAAACTAGATACTAAAACTCTTCTATAGGAAAAGTTGAGTTTAGTATATAAAGCTTCATAAATAGGACGAGTAGCAATTGCTAAGATTGCACCTATAGTTATACTCATCAAATAGCTTTGAAAAATATACCCTATTGATAAGAAACTTCCAATCAAAACCGTAATCATAAAGTGTTTTGAAACCATTAAAATACCTTGTAAATTAAATCTTTTGTTGCAATATTTTTTTATCTATGTCAATCACAAATTAGAATTTACAAGATATTTCAAAAATGTCTCAACTTTTCTATAGCAATATTATACTTTAATTGTGATATGTTTATTGTATCATACTTTTTGCAAAAATAGATAAAATATATTTATTGATGTTCTTTGACCCACTCTTCATCTTGTCTAGGGTCAAATTCTGGCAAAATAGCCCCAGAAGCTACTGGTACATTGACAAAAACACTCATATCATCATCAGCAACCCTTTTTCTTGATAAAGAATAAAATCCAAGAAATATCCCTAAAATTGCAAATATTACAAATATAAACTCACCATAAAACTCTAGCCCAATACCTATTACAATAGGAGCTACAAAAGAACCTAAACCATAGCTAAAAAGCAATGCCCTACTTATTTCTACTATATCTTTATTATCATCTATCACATCATTTGCCCTTGCCAAAGACAAAGCATAAAGACAAAATATGCTCACTCCCAAAGAAAATCCAAGGATATAAAACACTATACTACTTTGTGGTAAAAAAACAAACAAAATAGCAACAAAAGATGTAAAAAATCCACTAAAAGCTATAAGTTTTCTTCTACCATATTTATCAGAAAGCATCCCTATAGGCCACTGTGCAATAAGCCCACCAATTAGAGTAATAGTCATAAAAAGCGACACAACTTCATAAGAAGCAAATTTATCTATCAAATAAACAGGTATCATAGTAAAAAATCCACCCACAAAAAACCCACCAATAAAACTCCCAGTAAGAGCAAGTGGAACTATTGCGTAAAGTTTAGGAAAGCTTACCTTTTCAAAAGGTTTTAAAATAGGCTCTTTTATCTTTGTCATTGATATAAAAACTACTGAAATAAGTACCAAAATAGAACCTATTATAAATATAGCATATTTATAATCTTCTTCAATATTCAAAAACTGTTGCCCCAAGGCAGTAGAAAGATAAAAGATTATTGTATAAATAGCAAGAATTTTCCCCCTTTGAGACTCATCACTTTTTTCATTTAGCCAACTCTCTAAAATAATCAAAAGCCCATAAAAAGAAAACCCACTAATAAGTCTCAAAACTGCCCACAAAGCTTCATTGAAGAAAATTGCATGAAGTAAAAATGCCATCACCATACATGAAGCAAAAGTAGCAAAACTTCGTATATGCCCAACAGCTGATATTATTTTTTGGCTAAATATGGAGGATAATATAGCCCCAAGGAAAAAAGCAGAATTAATAAGCCCTATTAAAAAATCACTTGTACCACTATCTTTAAGATAAACCCCCACAAATGTGAGAATCATACCATAACCTATAGCCAAAAAAGCTATCGCAAAAAATAGTGATGAAATAGGAATAATTAGTGTTTTAGTATTTGATAACATAGCCTTATCTTAGCAAAATAAACTTAAACTCAAATTATTCAATAGAGTCTTATTTTGGAGTTTAACCTATGATTTTTGCATAACGGAACCCCAGATTCATCTGGGCTTGTCTTAAAGATTACCAGATTTTGTGCGAAGCACTCTCTTTGAGTCAATCTGGCGTATATAAAATACCTAAACTAAAAGTTGGAGTTTCCTAATTAAATCGCTTTAGCGATACCGTTTCCTTGAAAAGCGATGGTTATTAAATATTTTACTTCCCTTTAAATCTTGACTATCATTTTGGAAGAAAACCATTTTCTATGAACAAAAGTTTTATATTTTATCAAAATCACTTTTATTTACATCTAAAATACTACAGATATGTTTAAATATATAATCTGATAACTTTTTAACTCTCTGGATTTCTTCTTTAGATGGCAAAGTTTTATTTATAGCAGGATACCTTTGTTTGGTATGATATGTAGTAGCAATAGCTAAAAGCATTAACTCATCTTCATCAAAATCAAAATACTCAGATAGCATCTCATGTAACTCTATAAGGTTATGAGTTTTTTCTATTGGTTTATTTTGATATGCAATAAGTGACTTAAACATTTTTTCTAATGCCTGATGATATAAATATCCAATAGTATCAGTATAATGTCCAGAAATAAAAAGGATATTTGCTGAGTCTAAATCATGGAATGCTTTTTCAATCCACTCGTTTGCATAAGTTTTATTAGCCATATAGCTTTATACCTTTTTGTAGTATATCAGTTTTATAAAAGCTATCTTCTCTTCCCAAGATTTCTTGCTTCGTTGCACTTAAAATATCAAACCCTATTTTATATTTTTTCATTAAATCTCTTAATTTTAATAAAGCTAAAGCGTCTATATTATTTACAGGACTATTTTTTTCGATAAATAAATCAATATCACTATCATCAGTTGGTGTGCCGTATGCGTAGCTTCCAAAGAGGATTATTTTATCTGGATTAAGTGGTTTTAGTCGTTCTATAATAAGTGGTTTTAATTCTTCTATGTCTATCTTTGGCACTTTTTCCTCCTCTTTACTTGTCTTTTAATTATTATATCTGATTTAGGTACTATTCTACTTAAAAGAACTTTTCACATAAACCATCTTAAACCTATCACCCATCCCAGTAGGTTCTAGCAAAATCTTAACCTTATTTACCTCTTTTAGATAGTGTTCTTCAGTAGTGTTTTTTTTCAAAATCTCAAGTAAATCAATTATCCCAAACTCTACTAAAGCTTGAAGTTGTGTACGAAACTCAACTTCACACCCCACATCTTTAAAGCAATCCATAAGATAAGAAAATGGCACATCATAAGTAATATCACTTACCTTATAAAGCTCTTTTAGACTCAAACCTTCTTCAAATATAGGATAAACCTTGTGTTTGTGATAAATCCTAGCTGAAAAGTCATTTCTAGTATAAATATCACCATAATCAAAAGTACAAAAATGAAAAACACCTATATTTTCACTCAAAGTTTTTGCAAACTCTTTGTAATATAATGGATACTCACCTTTTTCTACTTTATACTTTGAGCAAAATTCTAAAATCTCTTTATCATCACAATTTTCAAATTTTATATTATGTTCATCATCTACAAAAGCTTTTTGCAATACACCATCTTTTGTATATATAAGCTCACAAGCAAATGCATCAAATATTTCATTTGCAACCACAAAGGCACTACTTAATTTTACTTCACTTATATCTTGGTAATGAACTAGTTTTATTTCGTCATCAAAAGATACTTTAAAATACTCTTTTTGTGACTCTCTTAAGTGTTCATATCTCTCAACGATAGCAAATTTTAAAGTCCCTAAAAGTTCTGGTTTTAATGTATAAATAAACTGTATAATATCACTCAACAAATACCCATGATGAGCACCAATTTCAACTATAGTGGTATCATTTGGAAGCTCACCATTTTCTATAACTTGGATTATTTTTTTGGCGATAGAGCCACCAAAAAACATACTTGTACTCACCGCTGTATAAAAATCACCACTTTTACCTATAGCTTTATATTTACTATAATATCCATCTTCTCCATAAAGCCAGTCATTGAAATAAGAGCTAAATTCTTGCATATAGTTCCAACAGCTCCATTTGAAGCTCATAGTTAAATATATTTACATCTTGTTCTTTTATAGACTTTGAGTTTTGCATAGTTTGCAAATCCAAATCAGTTTTAAGTCCAGCAATACTTAACTCTTCCATTTGTCTTACAAGTGATGAATAACTTTCAAGTTCTTCTTTAGCAATATCAAGTTTTTGTTTAACTCTATTTATACTTGCTATTTTTGTTTTGTATAATGATTCTTCTTCAGCTTTTACTATATTTGTTTGTATTTTTGATTTAATATACTCTATTCTTGCACTTTGTGTTTCATTTAAAACTCTCACATCAAGAGGAACAACTACACTAAAACCATATTTTTGTGATTCGCTACTAGAAGTTGCAGTAGTGTGGTCACCATGATATTTTGTATAGTTATACACAACATTTACTGTTGGTAAATATTTAGCCAGTATCATTCCACTATAGTGATAGTCTTTGTTTGCAGTGTATTCTTGTTTTTGTATAACTTTATTTTTTTCCATAAACTCTTCTTCACTCAAAAGCTCCAAAGACGGCAGTTCAAGCTCACTATAAGACACATCACTTAAAGTATCAAACTTATTTATCAAAGCAACCTTGTTATACTCCAAATCTGCTAAAGAAAGTTTTTTTGAACTCAAATCTAAAAGTGCATTGTCAAGGTAACTAGCATCTAGTATACCCCCCATAACCTGCTCTTTTTTTCTTAAAACATCAAGCTCACTATTTTTCACTAAAAGTTCTTGTTTTTTAATCTGTGCTATAACTTTATGTATTTCAAAAAGTGTTGTAGTTGCTTCTTTTATAGCAGCTTTTTTAGCTATTTCAACATCACCTAAAGATGCATTTCTAAGACTGCTTGCATATTTGATTGCTCTATATATCCCACCACTTTTAAAAATAGGCTGACTTATTGCTATTACAGATGTGCTATCTTTTTTGTCAGAATCTTTATAATCCATATTTGAATATGTATATGTAATAGGATTAATCCAATCTTTACTTATTTTAGCACTATCTTCAATAGCTTTTTTTTCATTTAATTCAAATATTGTTGTTCTATCATTTGACAATATACTATCATTTGCCATTACAGCTACGCCAAATCCTAAAATAACCAATGAACTAAATTTTTTTAAGAGCATTTTCCAACCTTTCAAAACCTTCATCAATCTCATCTTTTGTTATTGTAAGAGGTGGTAAAAATCTTAATGTACTTCTACCACTTTTAAGTACCAATACACCCTCAGCAAATGCATTTGATACAATTTTAGCTAAGGTTTCATCATCTTTTATTTTAATACCACGCATCAAACCAAGTCCAACTGTGTCTAACATAATTTCAGAAAATTTTGTTCGTAACTCTTTTAGCTTCATATCAAAATAAATCAAATGTTCATCTAAAAGCCCACTATTTTTATAGTTTTCTAATATATCAAGTACTTCAAGTGCAGCGGTAGTAACAAGATAATTACCACCAAATGTACTACCATGGTCTCCTGCACTTAAAATATCTTTGTGCTTAGTAAGTACCGCACCAATAGGTACTCCACCGCCAAGACCTTTAGCAAGTGTTATAATATCTGGCTCTATATCATAAAGTTGACTTGCCAAAAACTCTCCACTTCTATAAACCCCAGTTTGAACTTCATCTACTATTAGAAGTATCTCTTTTTCTTTTAAAAATTTTGCAAGCTTTTGGATATCATCTTTATTAAATGGGCTAACACCACCTTCACCTTGAATAAGCTCAATCATAACAGCAACTGTTTCATCATCAATTGCTTGATAAACAGCTTCTAGTGATGGATCAAATCTAAAACCATCTGGATAGGGAGCAAAAAAATCACTATGAAATTTCGCTTGACCAGTTGCTTTTACTGTTGTTATAGTTCTTCCATGAAACGAGTGTTCTAGAGTAATAATTTTATACTTTTTATTTGCAAATTTAGTTTGCCCATATTTTCTAGCTATCTTAATAGCACCTTCATTGGCTTCAGCACCACTATTTGCAAAAAATGTAGCTACATCATAGCCAGTAAGTTCATTTATTTTTTGTCCTAAAAGTGCTTGAGGCTCTATCAAAAACAAATTTGAAATATGTGTTATATTTCTAACCTGTTCACAAATCTTATTTGCCACTCTTTCATTTCCATGCCCAACACTAACCACGCCAATACCACTGGTAAAGTCTATATACTTTTTATTTGTATCATCAAAAAGTGTAGCGTTTACACCTCTTTTGAAATTGACATAATTTCTTGCATAAGTTTGCATAACATACTGTTTATCAATATTTTCTAACATTTTTATCCTTCGGATTCGTGCATTTTAAGTTATTTGGAACCCCAGATTCATCTGGGCTTGTCTTGGTTTTATGCTCTCGGTGGTGCATAAATGCACATTACCTCAAGTTCCAAACCTAAAAATGATAAGAAATTATCATTTTCTTAACAGTTTTCACCAGATTACTCTGGCATTCCAATACCTAATTATTAAGTGTTAAAATGATACAATAAACAACTTTAGATTTAGTTAATTAAGGACAATTTATGCAACATTTAATTACAACAAAAGACTTTACAAATGATGAAATCAAAGCTCTTTATGAAGATGCTAAACTTTTTAATGATTTACAATCTAACCTAGTATTAAAAGGTAAGTTAATAGTTACACTATTTTTTGAAAACTCCACAAGAACTAGAAGTTCATTTGAAATAGCGGCCAAACGCCTAGGAGCTGATGTGGTAAACCTTGATGTGGGGACAAGTTCAAGTTCAAAAGGTGAGACTATTTTTGATACTGTTGCCAATTTAAACGCTATGAAACCTGATGCTATAGTTATCAGACACAGTGAATGTGGTCTTCCTCAAAGTTTGATTGATTTTGTGGATTGTCCTATACTAAACGCAGGTGATGGCAAAAACTCCCACCCTACTCAAGCCTTACTTGATTTATACACTATACTAGAACATTTTGATGGTGATGTAAAAGGGAAAAAACTAGCAATAGTAGGTGATATTAAAACTTCAAGAGTAGCGAGCAGCAACCTAGAGCTTCTTCCAAGATTTGGGATAGAGCCTATTTTAATAGCCCCTGAACACTTTATGCCTGATAATACACCATTCAAAAAGGAACAATTCCTACACCAAGTGATAGAAGAAGTGGATATAATAATGAGCCTAAGAACTCAATTAGAGCGACATTCACAAGCTTATTATCTATCCCTTGGAGAATATGGCAAAGATTATTGTATCACAAAAGAATCAGTTGGAGATAGAAATATACTACTACTCCACCCAGGACCAGTAAATAGAAACATAGATATAACAGACGAAATGCTTGTAGATGCAAGATGCAAGGTACTTAGGCAAGTAACAAATGGCGTTGCTGTGAGAATGGCAATTTTGAAGAAATTAATATTAAAGCACTGAGGTACTGAGTACTGAGGTTCTAAGACTTAAAAACTAAGAAACTCAGTACCTCAGCACTCATCACCTCATTAGCTTCAAAGGAACGACATGGATGCAATCAAAATATTAAAACAAAACGACCTACTAAGAGTCATAGATGATGAGCTAGATATTTATCTAGAAATCCCACATATTGCGTATGTGGAGGTAAAAAAACCAGATTCAAAGGCACTGTTGTTTACTAATGTAGTAGATAAAAAATCAGGTAAGAAGTTTGATACACCAGTATTGATGAATATTTTTTGTTCACCAAGAGCTGTGGAGCTTTTGATAGGAGATGTGGAACAAACTGCATCTAGGATACA contains:
- a CDS encoding TolC family protein, which gives rise to MLLKKFSSLVILGFGVAVMANDSILSNDRTTIFELNEKKAIEDSAKISKDWINPITYTYSNMDYKDSDKKDSTSVIAISQPIFKSGGIYRAIKYASSLRNASLGDVEIAKKAAIKEATTTLFEIHKVIAQIKKQELLVKNSELDVLRKKEQVMGGILDASYLDNALLDLSSKKLSLADLEYNKVALINKFDTLSDVSYSELELPSLELLSEEEFMEKNKVIQKQEYTANKDYHYSGMILAKYLPTVNVVYNYTKYHGDHTTATSSSESQKYGFSVVVPLDVRVLNETQSARIEYIKSKIQTNIVKAEEESLYKTKIASINRVKQKLDIAKEELESYSSLVRQMEELSIAGLKTDLDLQTMQNSKSIKEQDVNIFNYELQMELLELYARI
- a CDS encoding aspartate aminotransferase family protein, yielding MLENIDKQYVMQTYARNYVNFKRGVNATLFDDTNKKYIDFTSGIGVVSVGHGNERVANKICEQVRNITHISNLFLIEPQALLGQKINELTGYDVATFFANSGAEANEGAIKIARKYGQTKFANKKYKIITLEHSFHGRTITTVKATGQAKFHSDFFAPYPDGFRFDPSLEAVYQAIDDETVAVMIELIQGEGGVSPFNKDDIQKLAKFLKEKEILLIVDEVQTGVYRSGEFLASQLYDIEPDIITLAKGLGGGVPIGAVLTKHKDILSAGDHGSTFGGNYLVTTAALEVLDILENYKNSGLLDEHLIYFDMKLKELRTKFSEIMLDTVGLGLMRGIKIKDDETLAKIVSNAFAEGVLVLKSGRSTLRFLPPLTITKDEIDEGFERLENALKKI
- a CDS encoding aspartate carbamoyltransferase catalytic subunit translates to MQHLITTKDFTNDEIKALYEDAKLFNDLQSNLVLKGKLIVTLFFENSTRTRSSFEIAAKRLGADVVNLDVGTSSSSKGETIFDTVANLNAMKPDAIVIRHSECGLPQSLIDFVDCPILNAGDGKNSHPTQALLDLYTILEHFDGDVKGKKLAIVGDIKTSRVASSNLELLPRFGIEPILIAPEHFMPDNTPFKKEQFLHQVIEEVDIIMSLRTQLERHSQAYYLSLGEYGKDYCITKESVGDRNILLLHPGPVNRNIDITDEMLVDARCKVLRQVTNGVAVRMAILKKLILKH